A region of the Nitrospirota bacterium genome:
TCAGCTCTGCGGATATCCTCTGCACCGTCCTGACAGCATCGTCGATAAGATCAGCCATTGAATTTGTCTTGAGAAGGAGTGCTTTCTGGTCTCCCGGAAGCTTGCTGTTCAGCCATGAGACGTCCAGTTTCAGCGCTGTCAGCATCTGTCCCAGCTCATCGTGTATCTCACGGGCGATGTACATGCGCTCTTTTTCCCTTGCTGACTGGAGATGTGCTGAGAGGTTGCGCAGTTGCTCCCGGGACCTTTTCAACTCCTCTTCTGCGCGTTTCCGTTCTGTGATGTCCTCAATCGTGCCTTCATAAAACAGGGTCTTCCCGGCGGTATCGTGAACAGCGTGGGCGTTTTCAGAAATCCATATCTTTGTACCATCCTTCTGGTATATCTCTGATTCGAATCCGGTGATGCCGCTTTGTTCCTCGATCAAACACACCAGTTCAGTGTAGCGGTCGGAATTGACGTGCACCTGGTTCCCTATGTCTGTGATCCCCCGCACAAGCTCTTCTGTTGTTGCATATCCGAGGATCCTGGCGAGGGCGATGTTGGCTGTGACATATCTCCTTTCGGTGCTCATCTGATAAATGCCACCGACTGCGTTCTCGAATATGGAGCGGTACTTATTTTCAGCCTCCCGCAACCTCCGGACACTCATCGCACGATACAAAATCTGCCTGAGCATCTCAATGTCGAGAGGTTTCAGCACATAATCAAACGCGCCTATCTTCATCGCCTTCACCGCTGATTGTATGGTGCCCCTCCCTGTAACGATTATGCCGATAAGAAACGGATCTATTTCGAGCGCTTCTCTCAGCAGGGTTATTCCATCCATTTCAGGCATCACAAGATCTGTCAGGAGGAGATCGAAACTCTGCCCCTTCATTTCCCTCAGCGCATCCCTGCCCGAAGTATATCCTGCCACAAGATATCCGTACCTGGACAGCAGGTCGCAAACCGGGGTAAGCGAGTCTATATCGTCATCGACTACCATTAAGCGCCCATAGTCTGACATTCTTGTCAATCCCTGCATATATAATATATTATATTAAGCATATGCTTCAAGCTATTATGGAACATTTCTTTTGCAGCCAGCACATCTGCGGAAAAGATGTGCACTTTTTTTGGGCAGCCGATGCAGCAGGAAGCGTTTCTTATCCCCTGCATTTCATGCACGACCACGGAAATTCCTGTATGAAAAACGCGGTTATCATATAGCAAATGATAATTTCATGACAATAACTATTTCCGCACCATGCACTGCCCTGCGTGTTCTGCGGTACCTGATGAACCGGCGTGTTGCTATAATATCTGACAGGGACCATGTACATGAAAGGCAAAAGAAAGAAGAAACCAAAACCTCGCCTTCCGATAGATGCCGTGCTGAAACTCGGAAGCCATCCGGTCACCACCAGAAAAGGCGAGAAAGGATACGACAGAAAGCGCCTGAGCAAGCAAAACCGTAAAATCATAAGAGAAGCAATGCTGAATAAAATTACTGAACAAAACAATTGATATTTTCGGTTTTTTTTGGTAAATTTATAAGGGTTTCGCAAATGGAAGACAGAGAGAAAAAATATGCACTTGAAGCGATACTCTTTCTTTCAGGAGACGTAATCACTGTCTCTTCACTCAAAGACATAATGGAGACCCCGGAGGCCGACATTCAAAGACTTATGGCTGAACTGATTGCAGAATACCACGAGAGAAATACCGGAATGCTTATTGTGGAAATCGCAGGCGGATACCAGATGGTCACAAACCCTGCCTATGCCGAATGGGTCAGAAAATTCAAGAGCACTCATGCATCAAGCAAACTCTCTCTCCCTGCGCTCGAAACTCTTGCGATCATTGCATACAAACAGCCGATTATAAGGGCTGAAATCGAACAGATCAGGGGTGTCAACTCTGACAGTGCTATCAGAACCCTTTATGACAAGCGGCTGATAAAAATTATGGGCCGCAAGGAAGCGCCCGGCAGACCGTTTCTTTATGGTACGACAAGGGATTTCCTCCAGTATTTCGGACTGAAGGATCTTACCGAACTTCCCACGCTGAAAGACCTTATTCGTGAGGAAGCAGCCTGATTTCAGGAGGTAGTATGAAAAAGACAGCGTTGATTGTTTCTGCTGCGATTATGATGCTTTTCCTGCTTGCGGGCATCAGTTATGCCGACAGGACATATGTAATAAAAAAGGGTGACAACCCTTATGATATTGCAAAAAAATTCAAAGTCGATCTGCAGGATCTGATTAAGGCAAACAAACTGGACCCCTCACACCTCAGACCCGGAAGGAAGATAAGAATTCCTTCCGACAACAAAGGGCATACTGCCGGGACCAAAGTGGCAAAAGAGAAAAAGAGCACACAGGTGAATGAAGCGGTCTCAGATCATGCAACAGAAAGACAGGGATTTGCCCATAGCAACGCGCAGTTCCATACAGTTCGCAAGGGCGACACGCTTCTGGCCATTGCAAGGAAACATTCAGTGCCAGTCGACGAACTGAAGGAAATGAATAACATAAGGTCATCCAGGCTGAAAATAGGCCAGAAGATCATCCTCAGGCAGGACGATTCGGAAGATTACACAGTCAGAAAAGGAGATACGGTATGGAGTATCGCAAGAAGATTCGACCGTGATCCGGACGAACTGATGGAAATCAACGGGCTTGAAACCGACTCTCTTCAGGTTGGCCAGAAAATCCTTCTGAAGTCTGCTCAGGACGCAAAAGAACAAAAAGTATATGACGCAATACTTTCGCAGGCCCGCATTAGTGCTCATGAAACAGAAAGATTCTCGCCATCTGAAA
Encoded here:
- a CDS encoding response regulator, translating into MSDYGRLMVVDDDIDSLTPVCDLLSRYGYLVAGYTSGRDALREMKGQSFDLLLTDLVMPEMDGITLLREALEIDPFLIGIIVTGRGTIQSAVKAMKIGAFDYVLKPLDIEMLRQILYRAMSVRRLREAENKYRSIFENAVGGIYQMSTERRYVTANIALARILGYATTEELVRGITDIGNQVHVNSDRYTELVCLIEEQSGITGFESEIYQKDGTKIWISENAHAVHDTAGKTLFYEGTIEDITERKRAEEELKRSREQLRNLSAHLQSAREKERMYIAREIHDELGQMLTALKLDVSWLNSKLPGDQKALLLKTNSMADLIDDAVRTVQRISAELRPGLLDDLGLADAIEWQVGEFEKRSGIRCELTRHPEEIFLDQDRSTAIYRILQEALTNVARHAEATDVRIRLEHTGDRIELMVIDNGKGITDEEMLRTRSFGLIGIRERAHLLGGEVRIKGLKGGGTAVLACIPCKEEQLL
- the scpB gene encoding SMC-Scp complex subunit ScpB → MEDREKKYALEAILFLSGDVITVSSLKDIMETPEADIQRLMAELIAEYHERNTGMLIVEIAGGYQMVTNPAYAEWVRKFKSTHASSKLSLPALETLAIIAYKQPIIRAEIEQIRGVNSDSAIRTLYDKRLIKIMGRKEAPGRPFLYGTTRDFLQYFGLKDLTELPTLKDLIREEAA
- a CDS encoding LysM peptidoglycan-binding domain-containing protein gives rise to the protein MKKTALIVSAAIMMLFLLAGISYADRTYVIKKGDNPYDIAKKFKVDLQDLIKANKLDPSHLRPGRKIRIPSDNKGHTAGTKVAKEKKSTQVNEAVSDHATERQGFAHSNAQFHTVRKGDTLLAIARKHSVPVDELKEMNNIRSSRLKIGQKIILRQDDSEDYTVRKGDTVWSIARRFDRDPDELMEINGLETDSLQVGQKILLKSAQDAKEQKVYDAILSQARISAHETERFSPSEKLNEMSMQDRLILFAKRLLDIPYRFGGNSVMGIDCSAYVKKVYSLIGVDLPRSARQQFEEGEPVDADKLSIGDLVFFRTYASFPSHVGIYLGNNLFIHASSKSKKVTIDSLDTPYYIKRFIGAKRLLEGDQAQKDSGSDG